One Odocoileus virginianus isolate 20LAN1187 ecotype Illinois chromosome 6, Ovbor_1.2, whole genome shotgun sequence DNA segment encodes these proteins:
- the VCPKMT gene encoding protein N-lysine methyltransferase METTL21D isoform X2 gives MAASRESSGEDPLRNFVRVLEKRDGTVLRLQQYGSGGVGCVVWDAAIVLSKYLETPGFSGDGAHALSRRSVLELGSGTGAVGLMAATLGADVTVTDLEELQDLLKMNINMNKHLVTGSVQAKSLEPLLKTLKDLSGSETCIICCYEQRTMGKNPEIEKKYFELLQLDFDFEKIPLEKHDEEYRSEDIHILYIRKKKSKFPS, from the exons ATGGCGGCTTCTCGGGAGTCCTCTGGGGAGGATCCACTGCGGAACTTTGTGCGAGTTTTGGAGAAGCGAGATGGCACAGTGTTACGACTGCAGCAGTATGGCTCCGGCGGCGTGGGTTGCGTTGTTTGGGACGCTGCCATTGTCCTTTCTAAATACCTGGAAACGCCCGGATTTTCCGGCGATGGGGCCCACGCGCTGAGCCGGCGGTCGGTGCTAGAGCTGGGCTCGGGCACCGGGGCTGTGGGGCTCATGGCCGCTACCCTCGG GGCAGATGTCACAGTCACCGATCTTGAGGAATTGCAAGACTTGCTGAAGATGAATATTAATATGAACAAGCATCTTGTCACTGGTTCTGTTCAAGCCAAG TCTTTGGAGCCATTGTTGAAAACCCTAAAAGATCTCAGTGGGTCTGAGACTTGTATTATATGTTGTTATGAACAGCGAACAATGGGGAAAAATCCAGAAAtcgagaaaaaatattttgag ctCCTTCAACTAGACTTTGACTTTGAAAAAATTCCTTTGGAAAAACATGATGAAGAATATCGAAGTGAAGATATTCACATTTTatacatcagaaagaaaaaatcg aaattTCCATCATGA
- the VCPKMT gene encoding protein N-lysine methyltransferase METTL21D isoform X1, which produces MAASRESSGEDPLRNFVRVLEKRDGTVLRLQQYGSGGVGCVVWDAAIVLSKYLETPGFSGDGAHALSRRSVLELGSGTGAVGLMAATLGADVTVTDLEELQDLLKMNINMNKHLVTGSVQAKVLKWGEELEDFPSSPDYILMADCIYYEESLEPLLKTLKDLSGSETCIICCYEQRTMGKNPEIEKKYFELLQLDFDFEKIPLEKHDEEYRSEDIHILYIRKKKSKFPS; this is translated from the exons ATGGCGGCTTCTCGGGAGTCCTCTGGGGAGGATCCACTGCGGAACTTTGTGCGAGTTTTGGAGAAGCGAGATGGCACAGTGTTACGACTGCAGCAGTATGGCTCCGGCGGCGTGGGTTGCGTTGTTTGGGACGCTGCCATTGTCCTTTCTAAATACCTGGAAACGCCCGGATTTTCCGGCGATGGGGCCCACGCGCTGAGCCGGCGGTCGGTGCTAGAGCTGGGCTCGGGCACCGGGGCTGTGGGGCTCATGGCCGCTACCCTCGG GGCAGATGTCACAGTCACCGATCTTGAGGAATTGCAAGACTTGCTGAAGATGAATATTAATATGAACAAGCATCTTGTCACTGGTTCTGTTCAAGCCAAGGTACTGAAATG GGGGGAAGAATTAGAAGACTTTCCTTCTTCGCCAGACTATATACTGATGGCTGACTGCATATACTACGAAGAG TCTTTGGAGCCATTGTTGAAAACCCTAAAAGATCTCAGTGGGTCTGAGACTTGTATTATATGTTGTTATGAACAGCGAACAATGGGGAAAAATCCAGAAAtcgagaaaaaatattttgag ctCCTTCAACTAGACTTTGACTTTGAAAAAATTCCTTTGGAAAAACATGATGAAGAATATCGAAGTGAAGATATTCACATTTTatacatcagaaagaaaaaatcg aaattTCCATCATGA